Proteins encoded in a region of the Candidatus Neomarinimicrobiota bacterium genome:
- the nuoD gene encoding NADH dehydrogenase (quinone) subunit D codes for MNHVTIEPPETDRMILNFGPHHPSTHGTLRIILELEGETITKATPEIGYLHSGFEKLGEDLDYNQYITITDRMNYLSPLCNNVSFSLVAEKLFGLEVSKRTMYIRVLMCELSRIADHILNVGMLAVDLGALTAFLYGFRVREDIYDLFEAATGTRLTTSYTLVGGLMRDIPAGYDKAVLRVLEEVDEVTNDIETLLNKNKIWLDRTKGIGIISKDDAYSYGISGPLARAAGIEWDLREKEPYSSYEDFDFDVVIALNGDVFDRYLVRMEEIRQSVKICREALEKMPPGEVNVDPGLGFSLPPKDEVYNSIEGLIYHFEVTMPNRGMTPPIGEAYVPTESPNGELGFYIVSDGTRTPYRVRTRPPSFMNYSIFSKLVVGHMLSDVPAILGSFNIIAGELDR; via the coding sequence ATGAATCATGTGACGATTGAACCTCCCGAAACAGATCGGATGATTCTCAATTTTGGGCCCCATCACCCTTCGACTCACGGAACCCTCAGGATCATTCTGGAGCTTGAAGGAGAAACGATTACCAAAGCGACCCCGGAAATAGGTTATCTCCATTCCGGCTTCGAGAAGCTGGGTGAGGATTTGGATTATAACCAGTATATCACGATTACGGACCGGATGAATTACCTTTCTCCACTCTGTAATAATGTATCTTTTTCTCTAGTGGCAGAAAAACTGTTTGGGCTGGAAGTTTCAAAGCGTACGATGTATATCCGCGTCCTGATGTGCGAATTGAGTCGAATCGCTGATCATATTTTGAATGTGGGTATGCTGGCTGTTGACTTAGGTGCATTGACTGCCTTTCTCTACGGTTTTCGCGTCAGGGAAGATATTTATGATCTGTTTGAAGCAGCCACTGGAACGCGCCTTACAACCAGCTACACCTTGGTCGGAGGTCTCATGCGGGATATACCGGCTGGGTACGACAAAGCAGTTTTGCGCGTGCTTGAAGAGGTTGATGAAGTAACTAACGATATCGAAACTCTCCTGAATAAGAATAAGATCTGGCTAGACCGAACCAAGGGAATCGGTATCATTTCGAAGGATGACGCCTACTCTTACGGAATCTCCGGTCCCCTTGCGCGAGCGGCCGGTATCGAATGGGATTTGCGAGAGAAAGAACCCTACTCCTCCTATGAGGATTTCGATTTTGATGTGGTCATCGCTTTGAATGGCGATGTTTTCGACCGGTATCTGGTACGGATGGAAGAGATTCGTCAGAGTGTCAAGATTTGCCGTGAGGCCTTGGAAAAAATGCCACCGGGTGAAGTGAATGTCGATCCTGGTCTCGGCTTCAGCCTGCCGCCCAAGGATGAGGTTTATAATTCTATTGAGGGGTTAATCTATCATTTTGAAGTCACCATGCCGAACAGAGGAATGACTCCCCCCATAGGAGAAGCCTATGTTCCCACCGAATCTCCCAATGGTGAACTGGGCTTTTATATCGTCAGTGACGGCACCCGTACGCCATACCGTGTTCGGACTCGTCCGCCGTCGTTCATGAACTACTCCATCTTCTCCAAATTGGTGGTAGGGCACATGCTCTCCGATGTGCCAGCTATTCTTGGGAGCTTCAATATCATTGCCGGAGAGTTAGACCGATGA
- a CDS encoding NAD(P)H-dependent oxidoreductase subunit E — protein MSTNGAPKQPFTFADPDKVKNILSQYPDKQSALLPLLHLAQSEEGYISSAVIDTIAEIASCHPAVVMDCVSFYTMLYTKPLGRHIIQVCQTLSCSLNGADALVDHVTAKCGIKPGETTNDDRFTLMKVECLGSCGTAPVVQVNHDYYEGLTLEGFDEMLESLE, from the coding sequence ATGAGTACGAATGGCGCACCGAAACAACCTTTCACTTTTGCGGATCCGGATAAGGTGAAAAACATCCTCTCCCAGTATCCTGATAAGCAATCGGCTCTATTACCGCTATTGCATCTTGCGCAGTCGGAGGAGGGATACATCTCATCGGCCGTCATTGATACCATCGCTGAAATCGCGAGTTGCCATCCGGCCGTGGTTATGGATTGTGTCTCTTTCTACACCATGCTCTATACCAAACCGCTGGGCCGACACATTATTCAGGTTTGCCAGACGCTCTCCTGCAGTCTGAACGGAGCAGACGCTCTAGTGGATCACGTCACAGCTAAATGTGGGATCAAGCCAGGCGAAACAACGAATGACGACCGCTTTACACTGATGAAGGTTGAGTGTCTTGGTTCATGCGGTACTGCGCCTGTTGTGCAGGTGAATCATGACTATTATGAAGGTTTGACTTTGGAGGGATTTGACGAAATGCTGGAGTCTCTGGAATGA
- a CDS encoding NADH-quinone oxidoreductase subunit C, whose product MPLEQTISDIKESFPKAVLGVTEYAGEQFVHIKGESVLDILELFKNDGFDFLADLTAVDNLTLGGFERFAVVYHLLSHKSVMRITIKAYVTEKNPTLPSVESLWKTADWQEREVYDLFGISFEDHPNLTRIMNPDTYDGHPLRKDYPRKGRTERIDFPQVIRGIRKENDSK is encoded by the coding sequence ATGCCGCTCGAACAGACAATTTCCGATATAAAGGAATCTTTCCCAAAAGCGGTTCTGGGTGTAACAGAATATGCCGGTGAGCAGTTTGTTCACATTAAGGGCGAAAGTGTCTTGGATATACTCGAACTCTTCAAGAATGACGGGTTTGACTTTCTGGCCGATCTTACAGCGGTAGACAATCTGACTCTAGGCGGCTTCGAGCGTTTCGCCGTAGTCTATCATCTGCTCTCACACAAGTCTGTTATGAGGATTACCATAAAGGCGTATGTAACAGAAAAGAATCCGACCCTGCCATCCGTCGAAAGTCTCTGGAAAACTGCCGATTGGCAGGAGAGGGAGGTGTATGATCTGTTCGGTATCTCCTTTGAAGACCATCCAAACCTCACGCGGATCATGAACCCAGACACCTATGATGGGCACCCGTTACGAAAAGATTATCCCAGGAAGGGGCGGACTGAGAGAATTGATTTTCCTCAGGTTATTCGCGGTATCAGAAAGGAAAACGACTCGAAATGA
- the nuoF gene encoding NADH-quinone oxidoreductase subunit NuoF translates to MSSFEPVLTQHIHAEGCHTLAFYRNVGGYKALEKVISMGPDEVIDTVKASNLRGRGGAGFPAGVKWGFIPKESGNPTYLINNADESEPGTFKDRLLINKTPHQMLEGMIIASYAISCNLAFIYIRGEFYSETKLLEEVLAEAYDANLLGKGILGSDYDLDVVIHRGAGAYICGEETGLIESLEGKRGWPRIKPPFPAVEGYLKCPTVVNNVETLANLPHIFNRGPEWFRSIGHEQGPGPKLYCVSGCVNSPGVFEEPMGVPLKDLIYDRAGGIRNGNELKAVFPGGSSSAILTGEEAMKVNMDFDSLLDIKSMLGSAGIIVMDDKVNMVQACLNIARFYEHESCGQCTPCREGTTWLVKMLTRMVNGSGTERDIDMIFEITDNIGGLIDFSQGSFGKTICPFGEAVAWPIRSFVEKFKDEFLSCVPQLEAVA, encoded by the coding sequence ATGAGTTCTTTTGAGCCTGTTTTGACGCAGCATATTCATGCAGAGGGCTGTCACACCCTTGCCTTCTACAGGAACGTGGGTGGATACAAGGCTTTGGAAAAAGTGATCTCCATGGGCCCCGATGAAGTTATTGATACTGTGAAAGCATCCAACTTGCGCGGCCGCGGGGGGGCTGGATTTCCAGCCGGCGTAAAGTGGGGGTTTATTCCAAAAGAGAGCGGCAATCCGACGTATCTCATCAACAATGCAGACGAGAGTGAACCGGGGACGTTCAAGGATAGACTTTTGATCAACAAAACACCTCACCAGATGCTGGAAGGGATGATCATTGCTTCCTACGCCATCAGCTGCAATCTCGCCTTCATCTATATTCGCGGTGAGTTCTACAGCGAGACCAAACTACTGGAAGAGGTATTGGCGGAGGCCTATGATGCCAACCTCTTGGGCAAGGGAATCTTGGGCTCAGATTATGATTTGGATGTGGTGATTCACCGTGGTGCCGGTGCTTACATCTGTGGTGAAGAGACTGGGCTGATCGAATCGCTGGAAGGTAAGCGGGGCTGGCCCCGAATTAAGCCACCGTTCCCAGCGGTGGAGGGGTACCTGAAATGTCCCACAGTGGTGAATAATGTGGAGACGCTAGCTAACCTACCTCATATCTTTAATCGCGGGCCGGAATGGTTCCGTTCTATAGGGCATGAGCAAGGTCCTGGGCCGAAACTATATTGCGTCTCAGGCTGTGTCAATTCACCCGGCGTTTTCGAGGAGCCTATGGGAGTACCCTTGAAGGACTTGATCTACGATCGCGCCGGAGGCATAAGGAACGGGAATGAGCTCAAGGCCGTCTTCCCCGGTGGTTCATCATCAGCAATCCTCACTGGTGAGGAAGCGATGAAAGTCAATATGGATTTTGATTCGCTCTTAGATATTAAGAGCATGCTGGGCTCGGCCGGAATTATTGTAATGGATGATAAGGTGAATATGGTCCAGGCATGCCTCAATATTGCTCGGTTCTATGAACATGAGTCGTGTGGACAGTGTACGCCTTGCAGGGAAGGGACAACCTGGTTGGTGAAAATGCTGACACGGATGGTCAACGGGAGCGGTACGGAAAGAGACATTGACATGATCTTTGAAATCACAGATAATATCGGCGGTCTCATCGATTTCTCCCAAGGTAGTTTTGGAAAGACCATCTGTCCATTCGGTGAGGCAGTGGCCTGGCCCATCCGCAGTTTCGTGGAAAAGTTTAAGGATGAGTTCCTTAGCTGTGTACCGCAACTTGAGGCTGTAGCCTGA